The Flavobacterium sp. 102 genomic interval CTTGAAAATAAGGTCGGTTAATTCTTCTGCCATAATTGATAACCAAAGAATTATCGCCAATAGAATCCAATTTATATTGTACATATACCGTCGGAAAAAGATTGGTGTAGTTTCTTTTGAATTTAGAAGCCGGTTGTTCGATATTGCCCAATTGATTTCCTTTCGATTCAGTATTTTCAACACGCAAACCGGTTTGGAAACTAAAGCGTTTGTAATTGGTACTGAAATTGACATAGGCCGCATTAATAATCTCATCATATTTGAAATGATTGCTAGTAGCGTAATTCGGGATTTCTTCGTTATTGATAACATCCCGATAATCGGCTATATTATCGGTTTTGGTATAGCTGACTTTGTATCCGGCTTCAAAAGTACTACCGTTTTTCATGGGTAATGTATAATCCGATTTTAAGGAATAAATGTCAATGTCCGAAGGCAAATCGCCTTTTAATTCATCCTGACTTGAAAGTGTATTGTCGGGTTGATAGATGTAATTGTTGAACGTTTGTTTGACAGCAGTATCATATTTTAAATAATCGACATCAACGGTTAAACGTTGCCCAAGACTGTCTAATTCATGGCGAAAATTTAGAGTAATGCCACCATTTTTGAATTTTTGTTTTTGTTTGTTGTAAGCAATGATGGAAGAATCTAAAACCGAATTGGCATCCGTAATTTCACTACGTACATCTGAATTTTGATTGTTATTTCTCAAGATACCACTCAATCCAAGTCCAATCGTAGTTTTGTCTGAAAGATAATAATCCAAACCGATTCGGGCATTCTTAGATTGTACTTTAGTGTCAATAAAACTATTTTGGTAAAACAAACTGGTAGCATTTCCTGAATTGTCCTTGAATTTTCTGAAAATAAATAAATCGTTAATTGGATTTTGTTCTGCAAAGCCAATATTTCCAAAAAGCCTAATTTTATTGTTCATATAATTGAAATTCAACCCTTGACGATTGCCACTTCTTTTTCCTTGAGAAACTCTCGAAGTGAGATTACCGTTGAAACCTTTGGTTTTTGATCTTTTGGAAACGATATTGATAATTCCTGCACCGCCGGCAGCGTCATATTTTGCCGGTGGATTGGTCATCAATTCAATTTTGTCAAGTGTGCTTGCCGGTAATGATTTTAAATAGGCTTCGAGTTCGGCTCCGGATAAATAAGTGGGTTTATCATCGATAAAAACCTGAACTCCCGATTTTCCTTTGAAAGTAATCGTACCGTTTTGGTCAACTGAAATTCCGGGAGATTTTTCTAAAATATCCATTGCATCGCCTCCGGCAGCGGTTATAAAAGCGTCTACATTTACAACTGTTCGGTCTATTTTGTTTTCTACAAAAGGTTTCTTCTTGGTGATTACTACTTCATCTAATTTGTTGAGATCATTGGTGGTTAACGAAATAGGAGGTAAGTTCCGATTAGGATTAGCAGCGTTAAGACTAATTATCTCGCTTTGGTATCTTTTAAAACCAATGTCTTCAACCAGCAGTTTATAATCGTTTTCGTTTAGATTAGAAAAAGAAAAATTACCGTCATTGTCACTGATTTCAATTTTGACAATCGAATTGTCTTTGGCTTGAAGAAGCGTAATTTGAATTCCTATTCCCGGTTTTTGATCTTTGTCAATTAATTTTCCGGTGATGCTAAAGTTGGTTTGCGCGTTGAGGATTCCGCTAAGGAAAAGGAACGCAACTAAGGCTTTGATTTGATTTTTCATTTTTTTGATTTTGATTGATGACATAAAAAAAACCGCAAACGCGGTTTCTTTATACTTTTTTGGATTTGTCGTAGAACCTTTTTTTTTGTTTCACTATTTCGTCAAATTATTGAGCCTTTTTTTATTTGCTCATCCAAAGTGCTATTGCCATAGAAACTGAAGTTATAAAAGTCATCATAATAAAGTGCTTTATTTGGTTCTTTTAAGATCTTCTCTGGCTTTATCCAGTTCAGCTTTGGCTTTTTGCATATCTTCTCTAGCCTTAATCATTTCGGCTCTGGCTTGTTCCATTTCGGCTTTGGCTTTAGCCATATCCGGTTTGGCCATTTCGGCTTCTCTCTTGGCACGTTCCATTTGGGGTTTAACCCTTTCCATTTCTTCTCTTACGCGTTCCATTTGTTGGCGTATCATTTCTTTGTTTTTACGCATTTGCACTTTAACATTAGCCATAGCTTCTGCTGTTAATTTACTGACATCTTTTCCATTGATGATAACTTTGCTTTCGCCAATATCATCATCACTGTCAACAGTTATGCTGTATTGTCCTTTGGCTCCGGCATCATGTAATGCTTTTTCAATTTCGGCTTCATCAGACAATACTTTACCGTTAACAATAACCATTGGTTTTTTATCGCCTCCTTTTTTGATTATGATTTTTGAGTTTTCTTTATTCCAACCCATTCCTTCCGGAGCTTCCGGAAATTCAGGCGCTTCCGGTGCTTCAGGCATTTCGAAATCAAAGTCAAAATTAAAGGCTTCCATTGTTTGTAAACTATCAAGAGCATCAAGTGCTTCTCTAGGAACAACATTTACATCCGGAACATTAGCATATACTTTGAAATTTTTAGGCTTACCAAATCCTATGGTTTTATTATTCTTAAAAAAATGAATAGGAGCGATAGGTTCTTTAGTATCTACGTGTGAAACACCTTTATTGCCATTTTTGTCTTTGTACTCTACTTTGATACCGGTGATTTCTCCCTTGGCATTTCGTTTAACTTTTGAGCATTTTAAAGTAATGCCATGTTCTTCTTTTAATCTTTTGGCTTCTCTTTTTAGGTCATCTTCAGAAGAATTTTTGTCGATAACCAAACGAACTTCTTCTCGGTGTTGCAGTGATTGGGCAATTTCTGCAGCAGCTTCTTTTTCTTGTGCGATGGTTTTAATTTGGAATAAAAACACAAAACCTATTAAGGCCGGAATTATTAAAGTGTATTTCCATGAATTTCTTTTTTGGGATTGATTGGTGTTTAACATAACGATTCGTTTTTTGATTAATGATTGATAAAAATTATTGGTGATTGATAAACAATTTTGATGAGAAATTGCTTTTAAAAGTGCTCTTTGATACACTTTTGGGTCTTGTAATTGTTGTACTGCTTTTTGATCAGCGATGTATTCTAAGTTTTGAATTATGGCTTTTTTATACAGCCAAATAAACGGATTGAACCAAAAGAGAATGCAAAATATTTTGGCCACCATCACATCAAAGGAATGCTTTTCTTGGCTATGAACTTTTTCGTGTAAAAGGATGCTTTGCAACTCTTCTTCGGTATACAAAGATGAATTGAAAACAATGTAATTAAAGAACGAAAAAGGTGCAATGTCATGATTCAAGTCGACTAGCGTAAATTGTTCATTTTTAATTTTTTGCTGTTGGTAAAGCATTTGAAAGAGAGACATGAAATTGATCACGATTTTGATTAGTAAAAGTAAAGCAATTAGGAAGTAACTAACCCAAACAAACTGCATCCAATCAAATGCTTCAACAGCGGTAACTTGTTGTGCCGGAGGATTTACATTGGCGTAAGCCACT includes:
- a CDS encoding outer membrane beta-barrel family protein, with the translated sequence MKNQIKALVAFLFLSGILNAQTNFSITGKLIDKDQKPGIGIQITLLQAKDNSIVKIEISDNDGNFSFSNLNENDYKLLVEDIGFKRYQSEIISLNAANPNRNLPPISLTTNDLNKLDEVVITKKKPFVENKIDRTVVNVDAFITAAGGDAMDILEKSPGISVDQNGTITFKGKSGVQVFIDDKPTYLSGAELEAYLKSLPASTLDKIELMTNPPAKYDAAGGAGIINIVSKRSKTKGFNGNLTSRVSQGKRSGNRQGLNFNYMNNKIRLFGNIGFAEQNPINDLFIFRKFKDNSGNATSLFYQNSFIDTKVQSKNARIGLDYYLSDKTTIGLGLSGILRNNNQNSDVRSEITDANSVLDSSIIAYNKQKQKFKNGGITLNFRHELDSLGQRLTVDVDYLKYDTAVKQTFNNYIYQPDNTLSSQDELKGDLPSDIDIYSLKSDYTLPMKNGSTFEAGYKVSYTKTDNIADYRDVINNEEIPNYATSNHFKYDEIINAAYVNFSTNYKRFSFQTGLRVENTESKGNQLGNIEQPASKFKRNYTNLFPTVYVQYKLDSIGDNSLVINYGRRINRPYFQDLNPFVSPLDRFTFYSGNPFLNPSFANNYELSYRYKSIFSTTLSYGASTDDINETIEINDGIYYSRPGNIGKSEFFSLNASLQLELNKWWSTNIYNEVTHTRYKSKLYTEDLESSGTFWSININNSFKFQKGWSAELSGNYHTDIISAQFVILSRSSINIGVQKKILQDKATIKLSGNDIFYSNLNNGIIRNLQNTEANWRNKLDSRFVALTFTYSFGKSFAPKKQYDANGAESEKNRVKS
- a CDS encoding M56 family metallopeptidase; this encodes METLFIYLLKSSGLMAMFYLAYHFLVRKETFFNSNRCFLITGLFTSLLLPLFSIKKIVYVERPKVNLEDLVAYANVNPPAQQVTAVEAFDWMQFVWVSYFLIALLLLIKIVINFMSLFQMLYQQQKIKNEQFTLVDLNHDIAPFSFFNYIVFNSSLYTEEELQSILLHEKVHSQEKHSFDVMVAKIFCILFWFNPFIWLYKKAIIQNLEYIADQKAVQQLQDPKVYQRALLKAISHQNCLSITNNFYQSLIKKRIVMLNTNQSQKRNSWKYTLIIPALIGFVFLFQIKTIAQEKEAAAEIAQSLQHREEVRLVIDKNSSEDDLKREAKRLKEEHGITLKCSKVKRNAKGEITGIKVEYKDKNGNKGVSHVDTKEPIAPIHFFKNNKTIGFGKPKNFKVYANVPDVNVVPREALDALDSLQTMEAFNFDFDFEMPEAPEAPEFPEAPEGMGWNKENSKIIIKKGGDKKPMVIVNGKVLSDEAEIEKALHDAGAKGQYSITVDSDDDIGESKVIINGKDVSKLTAEAMANVKVQMRKNKEMIRQQMERVREEMERVKPQMERAKREAEMAKPDMAKAKAEMEQARAEMIKAREDMQKAKAELDKAREDLKRTK